One Triticum dicoccoides isolate Atlit2015 ecotype Zavitan chromosome 5B, WEW_v2.0, whole genome shotgun sequence genomic window carries:
- the LOC119308983 gene encoding putative protease Do-like 14, whose product MVAYRIPSWYERCHYMYLSCDPSSPSLLRDDGGPIIDLEGKVVGLVNNNIKETFISSFLLHKCLDFWRRFNCMPRLHLGMTFTSIKHLDSSCIERMTRNHNIESGLIVEQVSKGSHAEKIGIREGDVIESFNGKYISTTIEVCIFSFFLAPDTARLPVSASSSPSSPRAVPRCPNVVPRRPDAVAAP is encoded by the exons ATGGTGGCTTATAGGATTCCATCCTGGTATGAGAGATGTCACTATATGTATTTGTCTTGTGATCCATCTAGTCCCTCACTG CTTCGTGATGATGGAGGACCCATCATTGATTTAGAAGGGAAAGTTGTGGGTCTAGTTAACAACAATATTAAGGAGACATTCATATCTTCGTTCTTATTGCACAAGTGCTTGGATTTTTGGAGAAGATTCAA TTGTATGCCTCGCCTCCATCTTGGAATGACGTTTACTTCAATAAAACATTTAGATTCTAGCTGCATTGAGAGAATGACTCGTAATCATAACATCGAGTCCGGTCTTATTGTTGAGCAG GTGTCTAAAGGATCACATGCTGAGAAAATTGGAATTCGTGAGGGTGATGTTATTGAAAGCTTTAATGGAAAGTACATTTCTACTACAATTGAGGTGTGTATATT TTCATTCTTTCTCGCGCCCGACACCGCCAGGCTTCCCGTCTCcgcctcgtcgtcgccgtcgtcgccccgcgccgTCCCGCGCTGCCCCAACgtcgtcccgcgccgccccgacgccgtcgctgcCCCCTGA